A region of Enoplosus armatus isolate fEnoArm2 chromosome 14, fEnoArm2.hap1, whole genome shotgun sequence DNA encodes the following proteins:
- the basp1 gene encoding brain acid soluble protein 1 homolog has product MGGKLSKKKKGYNVNDDKAKDKDAKAEGASAEESEAPKDNKDEAPAATDAKEVANDTAAKEAPAADAAAAKEEEKNAAPATKEPEKPAANAEPKTEAPKSAEPAKAEEKPAAPAPAKESAPAAKEPEAKAAAPAPAAESKDEADAKKTEAPAAPAAKAEAAPAASPDPKPTEAAAAAAPAPAKEAAAVPSSTPAAEPPAKEANATEAPSKDQTVAVQD; this is encoded by the coding sequence ATGGGAGGCAAGCTCagcaaaaagaagaagggaTACAACGTAAACGATGACAAGGCCAAAGACAAGGATGCCAAAGCAGAGGGGGCCTCTGCTGAGGAGAGCGAAGCGCCGAAAGACAACAAAGACGAGGCCCCGGCTGCCACCGATGCTAAGGAGGTAGCGAACGACACGGCGGCCAAGGAGGCGCCGGCAGCAGATGCTGCAGCGGccaaggaggaggaaaagaacgCAGCTCCCGCCACAAAGGAGCCCGAGAAACCTGCCGCCAATGCCGAGCCGAAAACAGAGGCGCCCAAGAGCGCAGAGCCCGCCAAGGCTGAGGAGAAACCAGCTGCCCCGGCCCCGGCCAAAGAATCGGCCCCTGCCGCCAAGGAGCCCGAGGCTAAGGCCGCGGCGCCTGCCCCAGCGGCTGAGAGTAAAGATGAGGCCGACGCCAAAAAGACTGAGGCCCCCGCGGCACCAGCAGCCAAAGCCGAGGCGGCCCCCGCTGCCTCCCCTGACCCCAAGCCCAcagaggcggcggcggcggcggctccCGCACCGGCAAAGGAGGCCGCCGCAGTCCCTAGTTCAACACCAGCCGCCGAGCCTCCCGCCAAGGAGGCGAACGCCACAGAGGCACCAAGCAAGGATCAAACCGTAGCAGTTCAAGATTAA